From the genome of Nicotiana sylvestris chromosome 2, ASM39365v2, whole genome shotgun sequence, one region includes:
- the LOC138882848 gene encoding uncharacterized protein, translated as MGDKVFLKVSPWKKIMRFGQKDKLSPRFIGIYEILERIGPVAYKLALPPKLGKIHNVFYVSMSRRYRSDPSHVLPFESIEVNPDLTYEENTIQILAHEIKELRNKRIPLVKVVLILTKKLHDVAMCNT; from the exons ATGGGCGATAAGGTATTTTTAAAAGTATCTCCATGGAAGAAGATTATGAGATTTGGCCAAAAAGATAAACttagtcctcgattcattggaaTTTATGAAATACTTGAGAGAATTGGTCCAGTTGCATATAAGCTAGCTTTGCCACCTAAATTAGGCAAGATCCACAACGTTTTTTATGTTTCTATGTCTCGAAGATACCGCtcagatccatctcatgttcttcCTTTTGAGTCTATTGAGGTTAATCCTGATTTGACATATGAAGAAAACACAATCCAAATCTTAGCACATGAGATAAAAGAGCTTAGAAATAAGAGAATCCCCTTAGTGAAG gTTGTGTTAATATTGACAAAGAAGCTCCACGATGTTGCTATGTGTAATACTTAA
- the LOC104240691 gene encoding uncharacterized protein, whose product MVEFFRHLAGTMSETSEIIFEKMRKMGGVEFEGTTDPTVAEQWLERMKRVFEQPECTNVAKFKYVISLLRKVAYDWWVSVPNAKTKPPVLTWDDFVKSFHAKYVPLVYCDAKKKEFLNLRQGSMSIAEYQQNFLRLSRYAGGIIDGERDKCRRFEEGLNGYIRKSVAILQLEDFSKLILAVLTWERIDKEEASRRENMFRKGNLDYGGPSKKGKFDYSKTESTHKSSHHKQNKSNFSTTSTPIYGQGKTHTPTCAQCGKNHYGAYRRASGACFNCGSMDHKVKDCPNLNPLSYTHTEGSVQKPVTTHSQANSGAKPQNMQAAGSSGANQASGSRATTRVYAMRRKNDHQDGPDVVVGKFHLFGISIVTLFDHGSSHSYVCSSLAFTDNVKSVRLDFDVLVTSPLVHQAVVNRIYRDYPFMIQNLVFPANLLEMPFQDYDVIIGMDWLHRNHALVDCRLKQVTFRTPAYSHIVVQGERSLTSNIISAVLARKRIWQEREIEFPIDLLPGSTPISIAPYRMAPDELKELKAQLQELLEKGFIRPSISPWGAPILFVKKKDGTLRLCIDYRQLNKYGHYELLVMPFGLTNAPATFMDLMNRIFNPYIDQFVVVFIDDILVYSKDREDHDKHIRIVMQILKERQLYAKLSKSEGVKVDPSKIQAIVDLKLPKTPTEIKRKYYVVYSDVSHHGLGCVLMQEGKVITYASRKLKSHELNYPTHDLELTAIVFALKIWRHYLYGEKCHIFTDHKSLKYLGTQKELNLRQRRWLELIKYYDCTIDYHHGKANVVAYALSCNSLASLTLSLLPLLLELIAMNVCLSFNSNSAIIANLQVKPVLLEQVQKAQKLDDKLVKWVEEVHNGRESDFSLKKDGTLFYKDRLCVPNDDELRKQILIEAHSSPYAMHPGGTKMYRTIKKHYW is encoded by the exons ATGGTTGAGTTCTTTCGTCACTTGGCTGGGACAATGTCAGAAACTAGTGAAATTATTTTTGAGAAGATGAGGAAAATGGGTGGAGTTGAATTTGAAGGCACTACTGATCCTACGGTAGCTGAACAATGGCTCGAGCGCATGAAGAGGGTCTTTGAACAACCAGAGTGTACTAATGTTGCCAAATTTAAGTATGTTATCTCTCTTTTACGAAAAGTTGCTTATGATTGGTGGGTAAGTGTGccaaatgcaaaaacaaaacctCCAGTGCTGACTTGGGATGACTTTGTGAAATCATTTCATGCAAAATATGTCCCCcttgtctattgtgatgctaaaAAGAAAGAATTTTTGAATTTAAGACAAGGGAGTATGTCTATTGCAGAGTATCAACAAAACTTTCTCAGGCTTTCTCGCTATGCTGGAGGTATTATTGATGGTGAAAGAGACAAGtgcagaagatttgaagaagGTTTGAATGGTTACATTCGAAAATCTGTGGCAATCTTACAACTTGAGGATTTTTCCAAGCTAATTTTAGCTGTACTTACTTGGGAAAGAATTGACAAGGAAGAAGCTAGTAGGAGAGAAAACATGTTTAGGAAAGGTAATTTAGATTATGGCGGTCCATCCAAAAAGGGAAAGTTTGACTATTCCAAGACTGAAAGTACACATAAATCATCACATCATAAGCAGAATAAGTCGAATTTTTCTACTACCAGTACTCCAATTTATGGACAAGGCAAAACTCATACACCTACTTGTGCACAGTGCGGGAAGAATCATTATGGTGCATACAGACGAGCTTCTGGTGCTTGTTTTAATTGTGGAAGTATGGATCATAAAGTGAAGGATTGTCCTAATCTTAATCCTCTTTCTTATACACATACAGAAGGCTCAGTTCAAAAGCCTGTCACTACTCATTCTCAAGCTAATAGCGGTGCTAAACCTCAAAATATGCAAGCAGCGGGTTCGAGTGGAGCTAATCAGGCTAGTGGGTCGAGAGCTACTACACGAGTTTATGCTATGAGACGGAAGAATGACCACCAGGATGGCCCGGACGTGGTTGTTGGTAAATTTCACTTATTTGGCATATCTATTGTTACATTATTTGATCATGGATCTTCGCACTCTTATGTTTGCTCATCACTTGCATTTACTGATAATGTTAAATCTGTTAGACTTGACTTTGATGTGCTGGTTACTAGTCCATTAGTTCATCAGGCTGTTGTTAATAGGATTTACCGAGATTATCCATTCATGATTCAAAATCTGGTCTTCCCTGCCAACTTACTTGAAATGCCCTTCCAAGATTATGATGTTATTATTGGTATGGATTGGCTCCATAGGAACCATGCATTGGTTGATTGTAGGTTGAAGCAAGTGACTTTTAGAACTCCTGCATATTCACACATAGTAGTTCAAGGAGAAAGATCATTGACATCTAATATTATTTCTGCGGTCTTGGCAAGGAAGAGGATTTGGCAAG AAAGGGAGATTGAATTTCCTATAGATCTTCTCCCTGGATCTACTCCTATTTCTATCGCTCCTTATAGAATGGCTCCAGATgaattaaaagagttgaaggctcAATTGCAAGAACttcttgagaaaggttttatCCGTCCTAGTATTTCGCCTTGGGGAGCTCCTAttttatttgtgaaaaaaaaAGATGGCACTCTTAGGCTttgcattgattaccgacagcTGAACAAG TATGGACATTATGAACTtttggtaatgccatttggtttgacaaATGCTCCTGCTACATTTATGGATCTAATGAACCGTATATTCAACCCTTATATTGATCAATTTGTGGTggtgtttattgatgacattttagTCTATTCCAAGGATAGAGAAGATCATGATAAGCATATCCGAATTGTCATGCAAATTCTGAAAGAGAGGCAACTCTACGCGAAGctttccaaat CTGAAGGTGTGAAGGTTGATCCTAGTAAGATTCAAGCTATTGTTGATTTGAAACTACCTAAAACTCCAACTGAGATAAAAA GGAAATATTATGTGGTATACAGTGATGTATCTCACCATGGCttgggttgtgttttgatgcaagaaGGGAAAGTAATTACTTATGCCTCTCGAAAGTTGAAATCGCATGAGTTGAATTATCCTACTCACGATCTTGAACTTACTGCCATTGTTTTTGCcctaaaaatttggaggcattacttgtacggAGAGAAGTGTCACATATTtactgatcacaagagtttgaAGTACTTGGGTACACAAAAAGAGTTAAACTTGAGACAACGTAGATGGCTTGAACTCATCAAATATTATGATTGCACGATTGATTATCATCATGGTAAAGCCAATGTGGTTGCATATGCATTGAGTTGCAATTCCCTTGCAAGTTTAACTCTAAGTCTTTTGCCTTTGCTTCTTGAATTAATAGCCATGAATGTTTGCCTTTCATTTAATTCTAATAGTGCTATCATTGCTAATTTGCAAGTCAAGCCAGTCTTACTTGAGCAGGTCCAAAAAGCGCAGAAGTTAGATGACAAGCTTGTGAAATGGGTTGAAGAAGTCCATAATGGAAGAGAATCGGATTTTTCATTAAAGAAAGATGGTACCTTATTTTATAAAGATAGGTTGTGTGTTCCTAATGATGATGAATTGAGGAAGCAAATCTTAATTGAAGCACATAGttcaccttatgcaatgcatcctGGAGGTACTAAAATGTATCGGACCATTAAGAAGCATTACTGGTAG
- the LOC104240689 gene encoding transcription factor CYCLOIDEA, with product MFPSGNSSGNPILQCAIPSFYSSNSSFLGLNGNQILLHQHQDQLSTHYLAANNGHLIDNSSSVMFANNVIHNKSNNQEICYPLNKMIKKPMKKDRHSKILTSQGHRDRRVRLSIGVARKFFDLQDMLGFDKPSKTLDWLFIKSKLAIEELTTGQMNTTSPNESSAAKKSPSINSECEDVVLSRAKQEEAILNLVARESRVKARERARERTIKKVWSQIEAKINSSSVVKEQTKIDEIKQMIHGSVLVERKNIKSSSSTLGFHHPNLSGPEQAAANSHYKSSSSSTRNWDHDVNRTIMNSSLSAVMATISTSSQVVQGCDQKSWDSYQCSQI from the exons atgtTCCCTTCTGGAAATAGTAGTGGGAACCCTATTCTCCAGTGTGCAATACCATCTTTTTACAGCTCTAATTCTTCCTTTCTTGGCCTTAATGGCAACCAAATACTCCTTCATCAACATCAAGATCAACTCTCTACTCATTACTTAGCTGCTAATAATGGTCACTTAATCGACAACAGCAGCTCGGTGATGTTTGCAAACAATGTCATCCACAACAAGTCAAATAATCAAGAAATTTGCTATCCTTTAAATAAGATGATCAAGAAACCTATGAAAAAGGATAGACACAGTAAAATTTTGACATCACAAGGTCATAGGGATCGGAGAGTGAGATTGTCCATTGGGGTTGCTCGTAAGTTCTTTGATCTACAAGATATGCTTGGTTTTGACAAACCAAGTAAAACCCTTGATTGGCTATTTATAAAATCCAAATTAGCCATTGAAGAGCTCACTACTGGTCAAATGAACACCACCAGCCCTAATGAGTCATCAGCAGCAAAGAAAAGTCCATCTATTAATTCAGAATGTGAGGACGTTGTTCTTTCAAGAGCAAAACAAGAGGAGGCTATACTTAATTTGGTTGCTAGAGAGTCAAGGGTAAAGGCTAGAGAAAGAGCTAGAGAAAGAACAATCAAGAAAGTTTGGAGCCAAATTGAAGCAAAAATTAACTCATCATCAGTAGTAAAGGAACAGACGAAGATTGATGAAATTAAACAAATGATTCACGGATCTGTACTTGTAGAAAGGAAGAATATCAAGTCTTCTTCCTCAACTTTGGGTTTTCATCACCCGAATCTCAGTGGTCCGGAACAGGCTGCAGCTAATTCTCACTACAAAAGCTCCTCTTCTAGTACCCGAAATTGGGATCATGACGTTAATCGAACAATAATGAACTCCAGCTTAAGTGCAGTTATGGCTACAATAAGTACCTCATCGCAAG TTGTTCAAGGTTGCGATCAGAAATCATGGGACTCATATCAGTGCAGCCAAATCTAA